The genomic interval TCCGGTAGGCATTCCCAAAAAATGGAAACTTGAGCCAGAATGGAGCCGAAGGACAAAAAATAATACCAGGGAGGTTGCCTCCTGCAATAATTTAGTTTATATTTGCTTTTGTAATAAAGTTTATAGAGGGACAATAATTTTTTTTGGAATTGACTATGAAATATTTTAACAAAATTTGCGATAAAAATTATTTGATAATTAGACACGATGTTTTATTTTCAAGACTTCGTGAGTTATTGAATAGGCTCATACTGTGATAAGGAGGTAAATATGCCTATTGCTAAGATTACCAGAAAGGGTCAGGTTACGATACCTGCAGAGATAAGAAAAAAGCTCGGAACAGACCTCGTGGAGATAACCATGAAAGAAGGGGAGGTGGTGATAAAGCCGGTCAAGAAACTCGGAGGAGTTCTGCTCGAGTACGCTATTAAAGGAAAGCCTATAGAAGAGGTCATGAAGATGGAAAAGGAGGCAATAGCTGATGCCTTCAGAGAAAAGCATAACTCTGGTTGATGCGAATGTAATACTCAGGTACCTGTTGAAAGACAATAAAGAGCTTTATGCAAAAGCGGAAGAAGTGTTCAACGCAGTATTTGATGGAAAGGCTAAAGTTCTTCTTCTTGAGTCAGTCCTGGCGGAAGTCGTTTATGTTCTTCAGAAGCTTTACAAGGTAAGCAGGTCGGAGATATCGGAGGTTTTGAGGGAATTGATTGAACTCAAAGGCATAAAGGCTTTGAACAAATCCCATCTTCTTAAGGCTCTTGAAATCTTTGAAAATAAGAATCTTGACTTTGTGGATTGCCTCTTGTGTGCCTACGGCAAAGAGAGGGAGGTCATCACCTTTGACAAAAACTTGCAAAGGTGCTTAAAAAGTATCCCTTAGTCCATCCATACCCCGACTCAAGTTTTCCAGAACGC from Thermodesulforhabdus norvegica carries:
- a CDS encoding AbrB/MazE/SpoVT family DNA-binding domain-containing protein, with the protein product MPIAKITRKGQVTIPAEIRKKLGTDLVEITMKEGEVVIKPVKKLGGVLLEYAIKGKPIEEVMKMEKEAIADAFREKHNSG
- a CDS encoding PIN domain-containing protein; translated protein: MPSEKSITLVDANVILRYLLKDNKELYAKAEEVFNAVFDGKAKVLLLESVLAEVVYVLQKLYKVSRSEISEVLRELIELKGIKALNKSHLLKALEIFENKNLDFVDCLLCAYGKEREVITFDKNLQRCLKSIP